A window of the Oscillospiraceae bacterium genome harbors these coding sequences:
- a CDS encoding sugar-binding protein, whose amino-acid sequence MRRVVATVLSLCMLASCVGCSVVTTDTGTSGSGSNTAASGGKKVGVCMPEKNLQRWVQDGDNMKKVLESKGYQVQLQYANNDVNTQVSQIENMVTSGVNVLVVASIDGSALTDALKQAKASNVKVIAYDRLLMNSDAVDYYATFDNYKVGQLQGQYIVDKLGLKQGKGPFNIEIFTGAPDDNNAKFFYNGALNVLKPYLDSKKLVVRSGMNDFTKCATEHWKTEVAEARMDNLLSANYASGAKLDAVLAPNDAISRGVLASLKNIGYGSSAKPLPIITGQDCEKANVTSIAKGEISMSVFKDTRTLANKVADMVSALLEGKKAEVNDTKTYNNGVKVVPSYLCDPVAVTKDNYQKVLIDSGYYTKAELGLN is encoded by the coding sequence ATGAGAAGAGTAGTCGCAACTGTTTTGTCACTGTGTATGCTGGCGTCTTGTGTGGGCTGTTCAGTAGTTACAACAGACACGGGTACTTCTGGAAGCGGCAGTAATACAGCAGCTTCCGGCGGAAAAAAAGTTGGCGTTTGCATGCCGGAAAAAAATTTGCAGAGATGGGTGCAGGACGGCGACAACATGAAAAAGGTGTTGGAGTCTAAAGGATACCAAGTACAGCTTCAATATGCAAACAATGATGTAAATACCCAGGTCTCTCAGATCGAAAATATGGTGACCAGCGGTGTAAATGTGTTGGTCGTTGCCTCCATTGATGGCTCTGCCCTAACGGATGCCTTAAAACAAGCCAAAGCTAGCAATGTAAAAGTCATTGCTTATGACCGCTTGCTCATGAATTCTGATGCAGTTGATTACTACGCAACGTTTGATAACTACAAAGTGGGCCAGCTGCAGGGACAGTACATTGTAGATAAACTGGGACTTAAACAGGGGAAAGGTCCTTTTAATATTGAAATCTTTACTGGTGCCCCCGATGATAATAATGCAAAGTTTTTCTATAATGGTGCACTTAATGTTTTAAAGCCCTATTTAGACAGCAAAAAACTGGTCGTACGTAGCGGAATGAATGATTTTACAAAATGTGCTACCGAGCACTGGAAGACAGAAGTTGCAGAGGCCCGCATGGATAACCTGCTTTCTGCAAACTATGCAAGCGGCGCTAAATTGGATGCGGTATTGGCACCAAATGATGCGATTTCCCGCGGTGTGCTGGCTTCTTTAAAGAATATCGGTTATGGTTCTTCTGCAAAGCCGCTGCCAATTATTACTGGCCAGGACTGTGAAAAAGCAAATGTTACCTCTATTGCAAAAGGTGAAATTTCCATGAGCGTCTTTAAAGATACCCGTACATTAGCCAATAAAGTGGCAGATATGGTTTCAGCACTGCTTGAAGGTAAAAAAGCAGAAGTAAATGATACAAAGACTTATAACAACGGCGTTAAAGTGGTTCCTTCTTATTTGTGTGATCCAGTAGCGGTAACAAAGGACAATTATCAGAAGGTCTTAATCGACTCTGGTTATTACACAAAGGCTGAGCTGGGCCTTAACTGA
- a CDS encoding ATP-binding cassette domain-containing protein yields MAENILEMKNIVKEFPGVRVLKNVNFTVEKGSIHALVGENGAGKSTLMNVLSGVYPFGSYTGDIVFEGKPCRFRGIKDSEKAGIAIIHQELALIPYLSIGENLFLGHEKASGKVINWDFTYNEAQKLLDRVGLDEDPHTLVKDLNVGRQQLVEIAKALGKNAKLLIFDEPTAALTEKDSQKLLQLMKDLQKHGLTSILISHKLNEVTEVSDTITILRDGQSIETLVQGKDKITEDRIIKGMVGREMTERFPPRNVKIGDVAFEIQHWSADSPIIEGKKFLNDISIKVHKGEVVGLAGLMGAGRTELAMSVFGHLYGKNITGKVIKDGKEIDTSTVEKAISNKIAYVTEDRKNAGLILSDDICTNISLSSLGRVSQNRILDTDKEIAYANQYRDELKIKSSSIYQPVGSLSGGNQQKVVLSKWIMTEPDVLILDEPTRGIDVGAKYEIYTIINDLAAKGKCVIMISSELPEVLGVSDRVYVINEGTVVGELPKEAAKAETVMQCIVANKKLGA; encoded by the coding sequence ATGGCAGAAAATATTCTGGAAATGAAAAATATTGTCAAAGAGTTTCCAGGGGTTCGTGTTTTAAAAAATGTAAATTTTACCGTGGAAAAAGGTTCTATTCATGCTCTAGTAGGAGAAAATGGTGCAGGCAAGTCTACCTTGATGAATGTACTCAGCGGTGTTTATCCTTTTGGCAGTTACACAGGAGACATTGTTTTCGAGGGCAAGCCATGCCGCTTTAGGGGAATTAAAGACAGTGAGAAAGCTGGAATAGCCATTATACATCAAGAATTGGCTTTGATCCCGTATCTCTCTATTGGAGAAAACCTCTTTTTGGGACATGAGAAGGCATCTGGAAAGGTAATTAACTGGGACTTTACTTATAATGAAGCACAAAAACTGCTGGACCGTGTTGGCTTAGATGAGGACCCGCATACGCTGGTGAAAGATTTGAATGTGGGGCGCCAACAGCTAGTGGAGATTGCCAAGGCCTTGGGCAAAAATGCAAAGCTCCTGATCTTTGATGAACCCACAGCTGCGTTGACTGAGAAAGATTCACAAAAGCTGTTGCAACTGATGAAAGATCTACAAAAGCACGGCTTAACTTCTATATTGATTTCTCATAAACTCAATGAGGTTACCGAGGTATCTGATACGATTACCATTTTGCGTGATGGTCAAAGTATTGAGACCTTGGTGCAGGGAAAAGATAAAATTACAGAAGACCGTATTATTAAAGGTATGGTTGGCCGTGAGATGACCGAACGTTTTCCGCCACGCAATGTTAAAATCGGCGATGTAGCCTTTGAAATCCAGCACTGGTCCGCAGATAGCCCAATTATTGAGGGCAAAAAGTTCCTTAATGATATTTCAATTAAGGTACATAAAGGTGAAGTAGTAGGTTTGGCCGGCCTGATGGGTGCTGGACGCACAGAGCTTGCTATGAGTGTATTTGGGCATTTGTATGGCAAAAATATTACCGGAAAAGTAATAAAAGACGGAAAAGAAATTGATACCAGTACGGTTGAAAAGGCAATTTCCAATAAAATTGCTTATGTCACTGAAGACAGGAAAAATGCAGGCCTGATTTTGTCAGATGATATCTGTACCAATATTTCGCTTTCCAGTTTAGGGCGCGTTAGCCAAAACCGCATTTTGGATACGGATAAGGAAATTGCTTATGCCAATCAGTACCGGGACGAACTCAAAATCAAGTCCAGCAGCATTTATCAGCCAGTAGGTAGTCTTTCTGGCGGCAATCAGCAGAAGGTCGTGCTGAGTAAATGGATTATGACAGAGCCGGATGTACTGATTCTGGATGAACCAACGCGTGGTATTGATGTAGGTGCCAAATATGAGATTTATACAATTATCAATGATCTGGCAGCCAAGGGAAAGTGTGTTATTATGATTTCTTCCGAATTGCCGGAAGTGCTGGGCGTTTCAGACAGAGTGTACGTGATCAATGAAGGAACCGTGGTTGGCGAGCTTCCTAAGGAAGCAGCCAAAGCTGAAACGGTTATGCAGTGCATTGTGGCAAATAAAAAGTTAGGAGCCTGA